DNA sequence from the Novosphingobium sp. KACC 22771 genome:
AACACACCGTCGGCCCGTTCCAGCGTGGCAAGGATGCGCGGATCATAGGCCGCCCTCCTTTCCGAAAACACGAAGGTTTCGACCGAAGCCACCCCGCCGATCTCTTTCATGAAAGCCTCGCCAAGCTCGCCCTTTTGCGAGGCGCGCAGCACGACGATATGCCCATGCCCGGCCCGCGCGACAAACCAGCGGAACGCATCGACATCCCAATCGCCCCCGCCCGACAGCAGCAGGCCCGGCGCGCGCCGCCCCGGCGTGGGCATGGCGCGGTCGCCCGCCATGTAATGGGCATAGCCCGGCCCGCCATCCGGCGTGTCGGCCTTGTTTTGGGCAAGGCCCTGGGCAAGGACCGGAAGCGGCGCAACCAGCAGGCCCAGCGCGCCCAGACAGGCTTTGACATATCGCACGCGCAGCGTTCCCCCATTCGCGTTTCGAGTGCGCACAGTGGCAGCGCGGGCAAAGGGCGGCAAACCGCCAAACTGCGCAGATGCAGCCCCGGCGACGGCCCGTTGCCCCTGCCCCTCTCTTACCTGCCGGCTTTGTAATTCCACGCATAAAGGCTTGGCCATGATGAAACCTTCCATGCGCTAGGGTCAGCATGAGGAAGGATCAGCAAGAGATGGCATGGAGCGAAAGGCTGCTTGGACGGGAGCGGGGCCTCAACAGTATTCCCTGGCGCTTTGCGCTGATGGCGCTGGTCACATCCGGCGTGGTGGTGCTGGCCGCGCACGCATGGCTGAACGGCCCCTGGAGCCCGGCGCTGGCGGCGGATATGGCCGCGCTCCTCGCGCTGCCCGTGCTGGTCAGCTTTCTGGCCGCGCGCAAACTGGCGGGCATGATCCGCACCCTGCGCGACAGCACGCAGGCGATTGTCGAGGGCGATCTCTCGCGCCCCATCGATATTGACTGCGCCTGCGAAGTGGGCGGTCTTGCCGACAGTTTCCGCGCGATGGTGGCGCGGCTCAACAACAATATGCTGCGCATGAATGTGCTGGCCTATACCGACCCGATCACCGGCCTGCCCAACCGCACGGTCATCACCCATATCCTCTCTCTGGCGCAGAAGAACGGGGGCCAGGCCTGCGCCGCAGCGATGATCTTCATTGATCTGGACGGGTTCAAACGCGTCAATGATACGCTGGGCCATGATGCGGGCGATGAATTGCTGCGCCAGGTGGCCGCACGGATCATCGTGCGCGGCATGGGGCTGGCGCTGGAGGAGCTGGAGACCTGCACCAATTCCTTTGGCGAATTGTGCGAAACCTGCCCCACGCGGCCGGTCTTTGCCCGCTTTGCGGGGGATGAATTCGTGCTGCTGTTGCCGGGCCATCACGATCATGGCGTGCTCGATGCCGTCGCGCGCTGCATCCATACGGCGCTGGCCGAATGCTTTACCGTGTTCAGCAATGAGGTCTTTATCGGCGCCAGCCTGGGCATCGCCCGCCTGCCCCAGGATGCCGACACGCCCGACCAATTGCTGGCCTATGCCGATATCGCCATGTACCGGGCCAAGGAAGGCGGCAAGAACACCCATGTTTTCTTCGACTCCTCGCTGAAGGGCAAGGTCGAGGAACGCGCGTTGATCGAGCGCGAATTGCATCATGCCATCGAGAACGACACGCTCGAACTGCATTATCAGCCCAAATTCGACGCCGACACGCTGGCCGTCACCGGGGTTGAGGCGCTGGCGCGGTGGAATTGTCCAGGCCTTGGGCCGGTGTCGCCGGAAATCTTTGTCAATATTGCCGAACAATGCGGGCTGATGGTGCCGCTGGGCCATTCGATCCTGCGCAGCGCGATGCGTCAGGCACGCGAATGGATCGATGCCGGCGCGGACAGGGGACGGCCCATGCCGATTGCGGTCAATGTCTCGCCGGTGCAGTTCGAGCGCCCCGGTTTTGTCGAAACCGTGCTGTCCCTGCTCGACCAATTCGCCCTGCCGCCGCAATGGCTCGAACTGGAGATCACCGAGAGCATCGCCATGGCCGATTTTGCCCGCACGCGCGAAAGGGTCGACGCGCTGCGCAACGCGGGGGTTTCGATTTCGATCGACGATTTCGGGATCGGCTATTCCAACCTCTCGCAACTGGCCCGGCTGGATTATGATGCGCTCAAGATCGACCGCTCGCTGGTGGGCAGCATTGGCGAGCATGGCAAGACCGAATCCATGCTGGCCGCGATCATCACCGTGTCCAAGGTGCTGGGCCACAAGGTCATCGCCGAGGGGATCGAGAACGCCGAGCAGATGGCCTATCTCAAGGGGCGCGGCTGCCGCGAGTTTCAGGGCTTTTATCTGGCCCGCCCGATGCCCGCCGACGAATTGCGCCAATGGCTGGCCCGGCGGGGACAGAGCGCGCTCCACACCATGCGTGAAGAAGCGTTCGAACGGCTGCGGGCCTAAACCAGCGCCTTGTGCCAATATTGCAGCGGCTTGGGGCTTTCGCCCGCCTCGCCATGCTCTTTCCACGCCAGAGTGGTGATGAAATCCGGGATCGGCGCATAGCCGCGCGCGCGCCAGAACGCATCGAGCGGGCGGTAATCACCGGGCCGGGCGGGGTGATCATCGGGGCGGATCACGGCGGCAAAACAGGCCGCCTCCGCCCCGCATCGCCGGGCCTGCGCCTCGCGCTGGTCGAAAAAGGCATGGCCCACGCCGCGCCCGCGATAGGCGGGCAGCAACACGCTCTCGCCAAAATAGAACAGGCGCGAGACATCCATCCCGCGCGCGGCAAAGGGCGCCTGAAATTCGGGCTTTTGCGCCGTCATCGGGCTGGCCGTGGCCGCGCCCACAATGCGGCCATCATCCATCGCCGCGACCAGCACGGCATCGCGCGCGCTCAAAAACTCGCGCAGATAAGCCGCCTCATACGCCGCATCGCCGTCATAGAGATAGGGCCATGCCGCAAAGACCGCGATGCGCAGCGCCGCCAGATCGCCCACGCCTGCGCCAATTTCCTCGCCCGTCAGCGCGCGGATGACCAGAGCGCTTACTTCACCACCCGCAGCACCTGCCGCTCCACCACGTCCGACCATTCCACCTCGCATGTGCCGCGCTCCTTGCGCTTGGCACTGTAAAGCGCGCGGTCGGCGCGTTGCAACAGGTCGTGGCGGCAATCATCGGGCCCGCGCAGTTCAACCACGCCGATGGTGGCCGACACCGTCAGCGGATCCTTGCCGCGCCCGACCGGGAAACGCAGCACGCGCAGCAGGTTTTCCGCCACGCGGGGCAATTGCGCGATCAGCGTCTGGTCGGTGATCACCAGCGCGAATTCATCGCCCCCCAGCCGCGCGGCCAGACTGCCCCCCAGCCATGGCGAGCGCAGTTCTTTGGCCACTTTGCGCAGGATGTCATCGCCCGCGCCATGGCCGAACGTGTCATTGACCCTCTTGAAATGGTCCAGATCGATCAGCATCAGCGCCATACGCTCGCCCCGCCGCTGGGCGCGTTCGACGCATTCGTCGACATGGGTAACGAAGGCATGGCGGCTGGCCACATGCGTCACCTCATCGGTGTTGGCCCGGCGGTCCAGTTCGACAAACAATTCGTGCCGCTCGGTCACATCGTGAAACACCCCGATCAGCCCGATGACGCGCCCGTTTTCCAGTTCGGGCTCGCCAATGGCGCGCACCCGTTTGCACACGCCGCGCGCGGAAATCAGATCCAGTTCAACATCATAGGCCGCGCCGGTGTTGATCGCCTGCTGAACCAGCGCGGTGATTTTCTCGCGGTCGGCGGGGGGATAAAACGACAGGGCATCGGCCACCGGCAATCCGTCGCCGGGGGGCAGGTCGTGGATGTCATAAACCCCTTCCGACCATGTCACCGTCTCACTCGCCGCATCCAGCCGCCAACTGCCCATCGCGGCCATCTGCTCGGCCTGGCGGAACTGGCGCTGCAGCCGCTGCTGATCGGCATAGAGACGGGTAATCCGCCCCGCATCCACGGCCATTGCCATGCTGGACACCATGGATTGCAGGATCGCCTCCACCCCGCAGCCAAGGCTGGTCAGGCGCGCCAGATCGGCCTGCGAAAACTCGCGCGGCTCGGTGCCTATCAGGCAAAAGGCGCCGATGCCCACAGGCGTCTGGCCGGCCCGCATCCGCACCCGCAGCGGCACCCCGGCATAAAAGCGGATGCCCGGCGCCCCGCAAACCAGACCGTTGAAGCAAAAACGCGCATCCAGTTCGGCGTTGGGCACAATCAACGGCGCGTCCTGCGCCACGGCATGGCGGCAAAAGGATTGCTCGATGGGTGTGCCTTCGGCATCCAGCCCGTGGCGGCCGACGAACACCTGCCGGTCGCCGTCAAGCAGGCTGACCAGCGCGATGGGCACGTTGAACATATCGGCCGCAATCGCGGCCAGTTGCGAGAGCGCTTCATTGCGCGATTCGATCAATTGGCGAAGAAACGGCATATCGGCCCCTCCCGAGGGTATGAACAGTCTTTAGATCGCCCTTGCCTAATTTGACGTAAACAAACGGTTGCGTAAAGGCTGGCCGCTCTTTTGGCGGCTGTGCGAATCTGTTGTTCTTAGGGCATAATCTGCACCAGAGCCCAAACTTTGCCAAGCGCCATGTGCCATCAGGGCCGCGCCCTTCGGGGGAGTAATGCCGCGATCAGCGAATCGGGTTCGGAGGGGACAATCGCGGGATCGGGACAGGCCTGCGCCTCAACTGGCTTGCGGCCATGACCATGATCCCAGACGGCATCAAGCGCCACCACGCGGCCCGCCTGGAGATCACCGCAAAGCCTCGCGCCGCCTGCCACAGCTTTGGGCTGCACTGGCCCTGACTTTTGGCTAAATCATTGGTTTTATTGGAAATGGAGCGGGTAGCGGGAATCGAACCCGCCTGACTAGCTTGGAAGGCTAGGACATTACCACTATGCTATACCCGCTCATGGGCGCGCCGCATTGGGACTGGCGCTGTGGTGCGGACGCGCTTGCCATGCGGGCGCGGCGGCGTCAAGCGCCTGCGGCGCGCCAAACCGTCAATGGCCGGGGAAATCCATGATCGAAAGGACGTTAACCCCGGCGGCCTCCAGCTTTTCCGCCCCGCCCAGATCGGGCAGGTCGATGACGAAAAGCGCGTCTTCCACCACCGCGCCCGCGCGGCGCAGCAGGGTCAGAGCCGCGCAGGCCGTGCCGCCGGTCGCGATCAGATCATCGACGATGATGATCTTCTGCCCCTGCGCCACCGCGCCCGGATCAACCTCCAGCGTGTCGGTGCCATATTCCAGCGCATAGTCGATGGCCAGCACCGGCACGGGCAGTTTGCCCGGCTTGCGCACGGGGATGAAGGGCAGGCCAAGCCGCGCCGCCACCGCCGCGCCGAAGATGAAACCACGCGCCTCAAGCCCCGCGATCGCCTGCGCGCCGGCCGCCTGTGCACGCTCGGCCAACAGGGCGACGCTGGCGGCAAAGCCCTCGCCATGGCCGATCAGGGTGGTGATGTCGCGAAACAGGATGCCCGGCTTGGGAAAATCGGGGATCGAGCGGACGAGCGCTTTCATGGCTTCAGGTGTCATGAGCGGGGCCTATAGGCCGATTTGGCGCCATGAAAAAGGCATTTTGGCCCAAAAGAAAAGCCCCCCGCATCGCGTGATGCAGGGGGCTTTTTCATGTCCCATCAGGAAGGGATCAATGTCCCTTCTTCTCCGCCCAGACGGTGCGATAGGCCATATAGGCCAGCACAGTGGCAAAGATCAGGAAGCCGATCACCGGCCAGCCGGTCTGGTGGCGCTTCTCCAGCTTGGGTTCGGCGGTCCAGACGAGGAAGGCCGAAACGTCCTGCGCCATCTGGTCAACGCTCGCCTTGGTGCCGTCCTTGTAGGCCACCTGACCATCCGACACGAGCGGCTGGGGCATGGCGATATTCAGATTGGCGAAATACGGGTTGAAGAACAAGCCGTCCGGCGTCTTGGCATCGGGGAACTTCTTGAGCAGTTCCTCGCCCTTCTCGTTCTTGTAGCCCGCCTGATCGGTATAGCCGGTCAGCAGCGAGTAGATATAGGCCGCCCCGCCATGACGCGCCTTGGCGATCAGCGAGAGATCAGGCGGATTGCCCGAGCCGCCATAGACGACCGGCGGGAAAT
Encoded proteins:
- a CDS encoding GNAT family N-acetyltransferase, yielding MVGRGGAAGAAGGEVSALVIRALTGEEIGAGVGDLAALRIAVFAAWPYLYDGDAAYEAAYLREFLSARDAVLVAAMDDGRIVGAATASPMTAQKPEFQAPFAARGMDVSRLFYFGESVLLPAYRGRGVGHAFFDQREAQARRCGAEAACFAAVIRPDDHPARPGDYRPLDAFWRARGYAPIPDFITTLAWKEHGEAGESPKPLQYWHKALV
- a CDS encoding adenine phosphoribosyltransferase codes for the protein MTPEAMKALVRSIPDFPKPGILFRDITTLIGHGEGFAASVALLAERAQAAGAQAIAGLEARGFIFGAAVAARLGLPFIPVRKPGKLPVPVLAIDYALEYGTDTLEVDPGAVAQGQKIIIVDDLIATGGTACAALTLLRRAGAVVEDALFVIDLPDLGGAEKLEAAGVNVLSIMDFPGH
- a CDS encoding diguanylate cyclase domain-containing protein, with protein sequence MPFLRQLIESRNEALSQLAAIAADMFNVPIALVSLLDGDRQVFVGRHGLDAEGTPIEQSFCRHAVAQDAPLIVPNAELDARFCFNGLVCGAPGIRFYAGVPLRVRMRAGQTPVGIGAFCLIGTEPREFSQADLARLTSLGCGVEAILQSMVSSMAMAVDAGRITRLYADQQRLQRQFRQAEQMAAMGSWRLDAASETVTWSEGVYDIHDLPPGDGLPVADALSFYPPADREKITALVQQAINTGAAYDVELDLISARGVCKRVRAIGEPELENGRVIGLIGVFHDVTERHELFVELDRRANTDEVTHVASRHAFVTHVDECVERAQRRGERMALMLIDLDHFKRVNDTFGHGAGDDILRKVAKELRSPWLGGSLAARLGGDEFALVITDQTLIAQLPRVAENLLRVLRFPVGRGKDPLTVSATIGVVELRGPDDCRHDLLQRADRALYSAKRKERGTCEVEWSDVVERQVLRVVK
- a CDS encoding putative bifunctional diguanylate cyclase/phosphodiesterase codes for the protein MRKDQQEMAWSERLLGRERGLNSIPWRFALMALVTSGVVVLAAHAWLNGPWSPALAADMAALLALPVLVSFLAARKLAGMIRTLRDSTQAIVEGDLSRPIDIDCACEVGGLADSFRAMVARLNNNMLRMNVLAYTDPITGLPNRTVITHILSLAQKNGGQACAAAMIFIDLDGFKRVNDTLGHDAGDELLRQVAARIIVRGMGLALEELETCTNSFGELCETCPTRPVFARFAGDEFVLLLPGHHDHGVLDAVARCIHTALAECFTVFSNEVFIGASLGIARLPQDADTPDQLLAYADIAMYRAKEGGKNTHVFFDSSLKGKVEERALIERELHHAIENDTLELHYQPKFDADTLAVTGVEALARWNCPGLGPVSPEIFVNIAEQCGLMVPLGHSILRSAMRQAREWIDAGADRGRPMPIAVNVSPVQFERPGFVETVLSLLDQFALPPQWLELEITESIAMADFARTRERVDALRNAGVSISIDDFGIGYSNLSQLARLDYDALKIDRSLVGSIGEHGKTESMLAAIITVSKVLGHKVIAEGIENAEQMAYLKGRGCREFQGFYLARPMPADELRQWLARRGQSALHTMREEAFERLRA
- a CDS encoding cytochrome c1, yielding MIRIFSMLVGAFFSLALLWSAGKGTVAYISEPPAKTVEAEFHQHPKALSLSSDGAFGKFDRQQLQRGFQVYSEVCATCHAIKEVSYRDLAEIGYNEAEVKAIAAKAQIPEYNPNTGEVKTHPGLAKDHFPPVVYGGSGNPPDLSLIAKARHGGAAYIYSLLTGYTDQAGYKNEKGEELLKKFPDAKTPDGLFFNPYFANLNIAMPQPLVSDGQVAYKDGTKASVDQMAQDVSAFLVWTAEPKLEKRHQTGWPVIGFLIFATVLAYMAYRTVWAEKKGH